Proteins encoded within one genomic window of Methanosarcina barkeri str. Wiesmoor:
- a CDS encoding cytochrome c biogenesis CcdA family protein, protein MNKKNVPKLFVHKGIFALVCIFLLLTPASIASAAVSGGQVTGGFYKMYLSTAGFFLTETQIPSTLLAENLSLPMTETRDGKNKHLEKISPFLLLAAGILAGFNPCLLAVMAFLASVTLAKHGKRKDMLKITLGFSAGIFAMYMLAGIGILSVVNFLPDIQESFIGASILIIVLLGFWHIFDGYWLKKHARTTFRTPKPLKNFMGKMDQNSLVSLSFLSGSMFSLVKAPCVGAIFLSLLSILATKTDVVRGTLYIGIYHIGLLLPVIVLGLLLAFGLSPNKVTEFRERWRVEIRLTTGIILISVAWLMKLGVI, encoded by the coding sequence ATGAACAAGAAAAATGTACCTAAGTTGTTTGTACACAAAGGAATTTTTGCGCTGGTCTGCATTTTTTTGTTGCTGACCCCTGCATCCATCGCTTCAGCCGCGGTATCTGGAGGCCAGGTGACGGGCGGTTTTTATAAAATGTATCTAAGCACAGCAGGGTTTTTTCTGACGGAAACTCAGATACCTTCTACACTTCTTGCCGAGAATCTTTCGCTCCCAATGACAGAGACTCGAGACGGAAAAAACAAGCACCTTGAAAAAATCAGCCCCTTCTTACTTCTGGCAGCAGGCATTCTTGCGGGTTTTAATCCCTGCCTCCTTGCGGTAATGGCTTTTCTTGCTTCAGTTACTCTTGCCAAGCATGGAAAAAGAAAAGACATGCTCAAAATCACACTCGGTTTTTCGGCAGGAATCTTTGCCATGTATATGCTTGCCGGAATAGGCATCCTCAGCGTTGTTAATTTCCTGCCTGATATCCAGGAAAGTTTTATAGGTGCTTCAATCCTGATCATTGTCCTGCTCGGCTTCTGGCATATTTTTGATGGCTACTGGCTGAAAAAACATGCGAGAACCACCTTTCGAACTCCCAAACCTTTAAAAAACTTTATGGGCAAAATGGACCAGAACAGCCTTGTGTCGCTGTCCTTCCTTTCAGGAAGCATGTTTTCTCTGGTCAAGGCTCCCTGCGTAGGAGCGATCTTTCTCTCACTCCTGAGCATCCTGGCAACAAAAACCGATGTTGTCAGAGGAACGTTATATATTGGCATTTACCATATCGGGCTTCTGCTTCCCGTAATAGTTCTTGGCCTTCTCCTCGCCTTCGGACTCAGCCCGAATAAAGTCACCGAATTCAGGGAAAGATGGAGAGTGGAAATAAGGCTGACAACAGGAATCATACTGATATCCGTTGCCTGGCTCATGAAACTTGGAGTAATCTAA
- a CDS encoding pyridoxal phosphate-dependent aminotransferase, producing the protein MKEIKFSENVARIDTSGIRKIFEAAGSDAINLGLGQPDFDTPEHIKAAAIKAINEGFTGYTVGPGIPELREALSSKFKEENGFSVSPEEIIVTSGASEALAIALAALLNHGDEVLISNPGFVSYNALTEILSGKAVGVPLAEDLTMKPEAVLEKITPKTRAIVFNSPSNPTGTVASRADIKALAEIADDYNITIISDEVYEYFVYEGEHVSPASYSDNVITVNATSKSYAMTGWRLGYVAARKDYIGQMLKVHQYFQACANSIAQKAAYAAVAGPKDSIKAMREEFRKRRDVLVKGLNDLGMECALPKGAFYAFPKVPNSTEVASKFISNGVIVTPGTAFGSEGDGHIRISYAASMKDIEKALGIMEKVL; encoded by the coding sequence TTGAAGGAAATAAAGTTTTCAGAGAACGTGGCCAGAATAGATACCTCAGGGATCAGGAAGATTTTTGAAGCCGCAGGCTCGGATGCTATTAACCTTGGGCTAGGGCAGCCTGATTTTGACACCCCGGAACATATTAAGGCCGCGGCAATAAAAGCTATAAACGAAGGCTTTACGGGTTATACGGTCGGGCCGGGAATTCCAGAGTTAAGAGAAGCCCTGAGTTCCAAGTTCAAGGAAGAGAACGGGTTCTCGGTTTCCCCTGAGGAAATAATTGTAACTTCTGGAGCATCGGAAGCTCTTGCAATTGCCCTTGCAGCCCTCTTAAACCATGGAGATGAGGTCCTTATCTCAAACCCTGGCTTCGTTTCTTACAATGCACTTACCGAAATCCTGAGTGGCAAAGCCGTAGGTGTTCCCCTCGCCGAAGACCTTACTATGAAGCCTGAGGCCGTGCTTGAGAAAATCACTCCGAAGACCCGAGCGATCGTTTTTAATTCTCCTTCAAATCCCACAGGTACAGTCGCAAGCAGGGCCGATATAAAAGCCCTGGCCGAGATTGCAGACGACTACAATATAACCATTATTTCCGACGAAGTCTACGAGTACTTCGTTTATGAAGGAGAACACGTAAGTCCTGCCAGCTATTCGGACAATGTGATTACCGTAAATGCGACCTCAAAGAGCTATGCTATGACCGGATGGAGACTAGGGTACGTGGCAGCCAGAAAAGATTACATAGGCCAGATGCTTAAGGTGCACCAGTATTTCCAGGCCTGCGCCAACTCAATAGCTCAGAAAGCCGCTTATGCCGCAGTGGCAGGGCCCAAAGATTCGATCAAGGCTATGCGAGAAGAGTTCAGAAAGCGCAGGGACGTACTTGTAAAAGGGCTGAATGATCTAGGAATGGAATGTGCCCTTCCAAAAGGTGCTTTCTACGCTTTCCCAAAAGTCCCGAATTCCACAGAGGTTGCCTCGAAATTTATCTCAAACGGCGTTATTGTTACTCCCGGCACAGCCTTCGGAAGCGAAGGAGACGGCCATATCAGAATTTCCTATGCTGCTTCAATGAAAGATATCGAAAAAGCCTTAGGCATCATGGAAAAAGTACTTTGA
- the hxlB gene encoding 6-phospho-3-hexuloisomerase, with translation MEKVQVNDCEDVLLSMKMIAVNLSEIIDKLDREAIKLMIQKILEGERIFLMGAGRSGLVAKAFAMRLMHLGFSVYVVGETTTPAVRPEDIVIAISGSGETHSIADLGKIVKDIGSTLITVTSKKESTLGRISDVTMILPSKTKNDSDTYGYLERNIRGGYKTMPPLGTSFEITSLIFLDSIISQLITLTGASEAELKSRHTNIE, from the coding sequence ATGGAAAAAGTTCAGGTAAACGACTGCGAAGATGTACTATTATCAATGAAAATGATTGCAGTAAACCTCAGTGAGATAATTGATAAACTTGACAGAGAAGCTATAAAATTGATGATCCAGAAAATTCTGGAAGGCGAAAGAATCTTTTTGATGGGAGCCGGAAGGTCCGGACTTGTTGCCAAAGCTTTTGCAATGAGGCTTATGCACCTCGGATTCAGCGTGTATGTAGTTGGTGAAACCACAACTCCTGCTGTCAGGCCGGAGGATATAGTGATTGCAATTTCAGGGTCAGGAGAAACCCACTCTATAGCGGATCTCGGAAAAATAGTAAAAGATATTGGCTCAACCCTCATAACGGTCACCTCTAAAAAAGAATCCACGCTCGGTAGAATCTCGGATGTTACTATGATCCTTCCAAGCAAGACTAAAAATGACTCTGACACATACGGCTACCTTGAAAGAAACATTCGAGGAGGTTACAAAACCATGCCTCCACTGGGTACATCTTTTGAAATTACATCGCTTATTTTCCTTGATTCGATAATCTCTCAGCTTATTACGCTTACAGGCGCATCGGAAGCTGAACTGAAGTCGAGACATACGAATATCGAATGA
- a CDS encoding DUF2073 domain-containing protein, whose amino-acid sequence MQGIQLDLISEARISQMASMEKVRYIIDEVRKGKILVLEKGLNPMEEAKLIEMTMSAIQPDVFSGIEMQSYPANADGSFLGKIFKRQSSKRLTVIGPANQLKTLKKDRNLISALVSASK is encoded by the coding sequence ATGCAGGGAATTCAACTTGATTTGATATCCGAAGCCAGAATTTCTCAGATGGCTTCAATGGAAAAAGTCCGATACATAATCGATGAGGTACGAAAAGGTAAAATTCTGGTGCTTGAAAAGGGACTGAACCCAATGGAGGAAGCAAAGCTTATAGAAATGACAATGTCAGCTATCCAGCCTGATGTTTTTTCGGGCATAGAGATGCAAAGTTATCCTGCAAATGCGGACGGTTCATTTCTTGGTAAAATTTTCAAAAGACAAAGCAGTAAGAGACTTACGGTAATAGGGCCTGCAAACCAGCTCAAAACCCTTAAGAAAGATCGGAATCTCATAAGTGCACTTGTCTCTGCAAGTAAATAA
- a CDS encoding Era-like GTP-binding protein, whose amino-acid sequence MNMLERFKVSFSKIFNKLFKKKGACIGIYGPPNAGKTTLSNRILKDWVGAEETMGSVSHIAHETRHAKRRNAISIENNGHTISLDIVDTPGLATKIDFHDFMEQGMSDSESKKRSKEATEGVIEAVKWLDDLDGVILVMDSTENPYTQVNVTVIGNMEARSLPLLIVANKVDLPDADPSVIKEAFPQHPMVPVSALEGVGMDSFYEALAKQFG is encoded by the coding sequence ATGAATATGTTAGAACGATTTAAGGTAAGCTTTTCAAAAATATTCAATAAATTGTTCAAGAAAAAAGGAGCATGCATAGGAATTTACGGTCCCCCAAACGCGGGTAAAACAACCCTCAGCAACCGGATCCTTAAGGATTGGGTCGGAGCTGAAGAAACAATGGGCTCTGTTTCTCATATTGCTCACGAAACCCGGCATGCTAAGAGAAGAAATGCAATAAGTATTGAAAACAATGGGCATACAATCAGCCTTGATATCGTAGATACGCCCGGGCTTGCTACAAAAATCGATTTCCATGACTTCATGGAGCAGGGAATGAGTGATTCCGAATCCAAAAAACGGTCCAAAGAAGCAACAGAAGGCGTAATCGAAGCTGTCAAATGGTTGGATGACCTTGATGGGGTCATACTTGTCATGGATTCCACCGAAAATCCCTACACACAGGTCAACGTAACAGTAATAGGGAATATGGAAGCCAGAAGCCTTCCGCTTCTTATAGTAGCAAACAAGGTAGACCTTCCTGATGCCGACCCGTCTGTCATAAAGGAAGCCTTTCCTCAGCATCCGATGGTGCCGGTTTCTGCCCTTGAAGGAGTGGGAATGGACTCGTTTTATGAAGCTCTGGCAAAACAGTTCGGGTGA
- a CDS encoding phosphate uptake regulator PhoU, which yields METRKVQQTGGSTYIISLPKQWAEKVGIKTGTRVSIQAQPDGKLLINPALEGRSIKTKRIDVTGCGAKALERDIIAAYLHGYDRIELFSERILVEQKQTIRRVCYKLIGPEITEESSNFVIIQDLLNPNELPIKKGVQRMFLIAVSMQKDAVRALKTIDHDLALDVSQRDDEVDRLYLLISKQFRSILCEGGMPGTTETSIEEYHEFRMAASPLERIADHAQKIANAASKLQKPVNDTVMEEIDKLNVAYMKLVKQSVEALFEANTSLANQVINNVNNMRAWVEELHKSILKLKSNEIMISLGTVVDSLSRIGDLSSNIAEIAINMAIR from the coding sequence ATCGAGACCAGGAAAGTACAGCAGACAGGTGGATCTACTTACATTATTTCCCTTCCTAAACAATGGGCTGAAAAAGTGGGGATCAAAACAGGCACGAGAGTTTCCATTCAAGCACAACCTGACGGAAAACTACTGATAAATCCCGCTCTTGAAGGACGATCAATCAAAACGAAAAGAATTGATGTTACAGGCTGTGGAGCAAAAGCACTTGAGCGAGACATTATTGCTGCATATCTCCACGGATATGACAGGATCGAACTTTTCTCCGAAAGGATACTCGTTGAACAGAAGCAAACAATTAGGAGGGTGTGCTACAAACTCATAGGTCCTGAAATTACTGAAGAAAGCTCAAACTTTGTGATTATCCAGGATCTCCTTAACCCTAATGAACTTCCTATTAAAAAAGGTGTACAGAGGATGTTCCTTATTGCGGTGTCCATGCAAAAAGATGCGGTAAGAGCCTTAAAAACTATTGATCATGACCTTGCACTTGATGTAAGTCAGAGAGATGACGAGGTTGACAGGTTATATCTCCTAATCTCAAAGCAGTTTCGCTCTATTCTCTGTGAAGGAGGAATGCCGGGCACCACAGAAACAAGTATAGAGGAATACCACGAGTTCAGAATGGCGGCAAGCCCGCTAGAAAGGATAGCTGACCATGCACAGAAAATAGCAAATGCCGCCTCAAAGCTGCAAAAGCCTGTTAATGATACGGTGATGGAAGAGATCGATAAACTCAATGTTGCTTATATGAAACTGGTAAAACAGTCAGTTGAAGCCCTATTTGAGGCAAATACCTCTCTTGCAAATCAGGTAATAAATAATGTTAACAACATGCGCGCATGGGTAGAAGAACTACATAAATCTATTCTGAAATTGAAATCCAATGAGATTATGATTTCACTCGGAACAGTCGTAGACAGTTTATCCAGAATAGGAGACCTTAGCTCCAATATAGCCGAAATTGCTATAAACATGGCAATTCGGTAA
- a CDS encoding shikimate kinase, which translates to MILEGHACASGAGTIIAAFATWKGAAFGTGLKTYSEVELSDRERKVRGSIEGMPEADTFLIERCVELVLEHFEIKLGGKVKTSSNIPLAGGLKSSSAAANATVLATLNAIGESMPPLDAVKLGVKAAREAKVTITGSFDDACASFFGGVVITDNRELKLIKREEYNSKVLIFAPNRKVFSSQTNVKRSELIAPYIDMAYELALAGEYEKAMTLNGFLYCSALGFDTECILRALECGVKGVSLSGSGPAYVALVKENQIEELRSTWESCGIEGRVIETSINNRDAMSL; encoded by the coding sequence ATGATACTTGAAGGGCACGCCTGCGCGTCGGGAGCAGGAACCATTATCGCAGCATTTGCAACCTGGAAGGGTGCTGCATTTGGAACTGGCTTAAAAACATATTCAGAGGTAGAACTCTCTGATCGTGAGAGAAAAGTCCGCGGGTCGATTGAGGGAATGCCTGAAGCAGATACTTTTCTTATTGAAAGGTGTGTTGAACTTGTGCTTGAACACTTCGAGATTAAACTTGGAGGCAAGGTAAAAACAAGCAGCAATATTCCTCTTGCAGGTGGACTTAAGAGCAGCAGTGCAGCTGCCAATGCAACTGTACTGGCAACTTTAAATGCTATTGGAGAATCAATGCCTCCTCTTGATGCTGTAAAACTTGGGGTAAAAGCTGCAAGAGAAGCAAAAGTAACCATAACAGGGTCTTTTGATGACGCTTGTGCTTCTTTTTTTGGCGGAGTTGTGATCACTGATAACCGGGAATTGAAACTGATTAAAAGAGAAGAATACAATTCAAAAGTCCTTATTTTTGCGCCGAACAGAAAAGTGTTCAGTTCACAAACAAATGTTAAACGTTCAGAACTCATTGCTCCGTATATAGATATGGCATATGAACTTGCACTCGCAGGAGAGTATGAAAAAGCAATGACTTTAAACGGTTTCCTCTACTGCAGCGCTCTTGGCTTTGATACTGAGTGCATTCTTCGAGCCCTGGAATGTGGCGTAAAAGGGGTAAGTCTATCCGGGTCGGGCCCGGCGTATGTTGCGCTTGTCAAAGAAAACCAGATCGAAGAGCTCAGGTCGACCTGGGAAAGCTGTGGGATCGAAGGCAGGGTTATAGAAACCTCTATAAATAACAGAGACGCAATGTCTTTGTGA
- a CDS encoding chorismate mutase — MSELEDVRREIEEIDREILALIDRRVNLAERVLESKRINGTSINDQKQNEVVINRALHAATELNLDLGSIKTIFETLIRMSIERQNELSGKGSLP, encoded by the coding sequence TTGAGCGAACTTGAGGATGTCCGCAGAGAAATAGAAGAAATCGATAGGGAAATTCTTGCCCTCATTGATAGAAGAGTAAATCTGGCTGAAAGAGTACTTGAATCAAAAAGAATAAATGGAACTTCGATAAATGACCAGAAACAAAATGAGGTTGTAATTAACAGAGCTTTACATGCCGCAACCGAGCTCAACCTTGATCTGGGGTCTATAAAGACTATTTTTGAGACTCTTATCAGGATGAGTATCGAACGTCAAAACGAGTTAAGCGGCAAAGGAAGCCTGCCCTGA
- a CDS encoding AIR carboxylase family protein produces the protein MVDISVIMGSESDRPIANRAISVLEKSKYTYEVMVISAHRNPEELESYISSTDAKVFITIAGLSAALPGVVASRTKRPVVGVPVSAKLGGLDALLSIAQMPPGVPVGSVGIDNGANGAHLALRIMDLIDTTKP, from the coding sequence ATGGTTGATATCTCAGTAATTATGGGTTCCGAATCCGATAGGCCTATCGCCAACCGTGCGATATCCGTACTTGAAAAGAGCAAATACACTTACGAAGTAATGGTTATCTCTGCTCACAGGAACCCTGAAGAACTTGAAAGCTACATATCAAGTACCGACGCAAAAGTCTTTATTACAATTGCAGGTTTATCTGCAGCCCTTCCTGGGGTTGTAGCTTCCAGAACAAAAAGACCTGTAGTAGGAGTCCCTGTAAGCGCGAAGCTTGGTGGACTCGATGCCCTGCTCTCTATTGCCCAGATGCCCCCAGGAGTGCCTGTCGGAAGCGTAGGGATCGATAATGGAGCAAATGGTGCACATCTTGCTCTGAGAATTATGGATTTGATTGACACCACGAAGCCTTAA
- a CDS encoding type I restriction-modification enzyme R subunit C-terminal domain-containing protein, with product MTTPMLETLRRHLRDLVKLIEKHHRKPLYTDFEDEIGSETGVELPGFAEAGDFEKFRAKTRAFLLEHQDNTVIHKLRMNIPLTATDLDELERILSESGLGGPEEIARAKEVSHGLGLFVRSLIGLDREAAKQSLATFLKGKTLTANQIEFINLIIDHLTEHGAMDAALLYESPFTDLTPQGPDGLFTSTQIDELIDTLEQITATALVPPCSQQITA from the coding sequence GTGACAACTCCCATGCTGGAAACACTTAGAAGGCATCTACGTGACCTGGTAAAACTGATAGAAAAACACCACAGAAAGCCGCTTTACACTGACTTCGAAGACGAAATAGGCAGCGAAACCGGCGTGGAATTACCGGGCTTTGCTGAAGCCGGAGATTTTGAAAAGTTTCGCGCCAAGACCCGTGCTTTCCTTCTGGAACATCAGGACAACACGGTTATCCATAAGCTTCGGATGAATATTCCATTGACTGCAACTGATCTTGATGAACTGGAACGGATACTTTCAGAAAGCGGGCTGGGAGGCCCAGAAGAAATTGCCCGTGCCAAAGAGGTATCACACGGACTCGGTCTCTTTGTGCGTTCACTCATTGGGCTTGATAGGGAAGCTGCAAAACAGTCGCTGGCCACATTTCTGAAAGGTAAGACCCTGACTGCAAACCAGATAGAGTTCATAAACTTGATTATTGATCATCTTACAGAACACGGAGCAATGGATGCTGCATTACTTTACGAGTCGCCATTTACCGACCTTACTCCACAGGGTCCAGATGGGCTTTTCACCTCAACTCAAATTGATGAATTGATAGATACGTTGGAGCAGATCACGGCAACAGCATTAGTGCCCCCATGTTCGCAACAAATTACTGCATGA
- a CDS encoding CRISPR-associated helicase/endonuclease Cas3, with product MNLEYKQLFQEATGFEPFPYQELLATRENLPELLKVPTGAGKTSGVVIPWVWRRRFAEESIRIRTPRRLIYCLPMRVLVEQTYENVISWLDRLGLLAGSASWKKPEEKTGLIEYLPEHRQPDNEKISVHLLMGGEDAGKWAEYPERDAILIGTQDMLISRELNRGYASSRFRWPLEFGLLNNDCLWVMDEVQLMGAGLPTSAQMEAFRQGFGTFGNYHIIWMSATCEEEWIKTVDFKKPKLDQLKISPEDAKVEMLHKRLTAFKKLEKASITLKNTKKEDSSKEYIDKLSRLIQTQYQQAESAPSIVVIVNTVNRAQDLYKKLIKEYQSKSGTDTLEIFLLHGRFRPPEKTEIFNNFKSATNKNKGKILISTQVIEAGVDISAHILITELAPWSSLVQRFGRLNRYGEYDDSIVLWIDIDTKKDSQVALPYSVQELNIARSKLKGLKEVSPQTLDEITQPPMDAQRHVIRRKDLVDLFDTTQDLTGNDIDISRFIRDSEDRDVFVYWREWEENKPPEDYKGPLKEELCQVPIADFRNFLKNKKEQIWLWDYLEGKWINPKPNNIHPGQTFLINSQAGGYDLKIGWSKDCKDRVPQRFSGSGNNDSTSSDPGVNSGKWETIAKHADNTLKQMEKLLSDLEPIAWEHENTLKNAAYYHDIGKAHEVFQKAVLSDIDEDTDNMKEKLWAKSDRNSGIKYERKHFRHELASALLLLQNEDFIEDLGSNNVNLIAYLVAAHHGKVRLSIRSVPGETAPDNLEITRFARGIWEGDIIPEIDLGNNVKIPSTTLDLSLMEIGIDKYGNPSWLERMCELRDNLGPFRLAYLEGLVRIADWRASSLQEGSDE from the coding sequence TTGAATCTCGAGTATAAACAGTTATTTCAAGAAGCTACTGGATTTGAGCCCTTTCCATATCAAGAGTTACTAGCAACTAGAGAGAATCTACCGGAACTCTTAAAGGTTCCGACTGGTGCTGGCAAAACCTCTGGTGTGGTAATACCGTGGGTGTGGAGAAGGCGATTCGCAGAAGAAAGCATTCGTATCCGAACACCAAGAAGACTTATATATTGCCTGCCAATGCGTGTTCTCGTAGAACAGACTTATGAGAATGTAATCTCATGGCTGGATAGACTTGGGCTACTTGCTGGCAGTGCTAGCTGGAAAAAACCAGAAGAAAAAACTGGGCTTATTGAATATTTACCCGAACATAGACAACCTGATAATGAGAAGATTTCTGTACATCTACTAATGGGCGGAGAAGACGCAGGCAAATGGGCTGAATATCCTGAAAGAGATGCAATACTGATCGGGACTCAGGACATGTTGATTTCTCGGGAATTGAACAGAGGATATGCGTCCAGCCGGTTTAGATGGCCTTTGGAGTTTGGACTATTAAATAATGACTGTCTGTGGGTAATGGACGAAGTCCAGTTAATGGGTGCTGGACTTCCTACGTCTGCTCAAATGGAAGCTTTCAGACAAGGTTTCGGAACATTTGGCAATTATCATATTATCTGGATGAGTGCAACTTGCGAAGAAGAATGGATTAAAACAGTTGATTTCAAGAAACCTAAACTTGATCAATTGAAGATAAGTCCTGAAGACGCTAAAGTTGAGATGTTGCACAAAAGACTAACAGCCTTTAAAAAGCTCGAAAAAGCTTCCATAACTCTTAAAAACACGAAAAAAGAAGATTCCTCTAAGGAATATATAGACAAACTCAGCAGACTAATTCAGACTCAGTATCAACAAGCAGAATCTGCTCCTTCTATAGTTGTCATAGTCAATACTGTGAATCGTGCTCAGGATCTATATAAGAAATTAATTAAGGAATATCAAAGTAAATCAGGCACAGATACCTTAGAAATATTTTTGCTTCATGGAAGATTTAGACCTCCTGAAAAAACTGAAATTTTTAACAATTTCAAATCTGCTACCAATAAAAATAAGGGAAAAATTCTGATCTCGACCCAGGTTATAGAAGCTGGAGTCGATATCTCAGCTCATATTCTGATAACTGAACTTGCACCTTGGAGCAGCCTTGTCCAAAGATTTGGTAGGCTTAACAGGTACGGAGAGTATGATGACTCTATAGTTCTTTGGATTGACATAGATACGAAAAAGGACTCGCAAGTAGCTCTTCCATACAGCGTTCAAGAGCTTAACATTGCACGCTCAAAACTAAAAGGACTCAAAGAAGTATCACCACAGACACTTGATGAAATAACTCAACCTCCAATGGATGCCCAGAGGCATGTAATCAGGCGTAAAGATCTAGTTGATCTTTTTGATACTACACAGGATCTAACAGGAAATGACATTGATATCTCTCGTTTCATAAGAGATTCGGAAGATAGAGATGTTTTTGTCTATTGGAGAGAGTGGGAAGAAAATAAACCGCCAGAAGATTACAAAGGACCGTTAAAAGAAGAGTTATGTCAGGTTCCCATCGCCGATTTTAGAAACTTTTTGAAAAACAAAAAGGAACAAATCTGGCTATGGGATTATCTGGAAGGAAAATGGATTAACCCAAAACCTAATAATATCCATCCAGGCCAGACTTTTTTGATAAATTCACAAGCTGGAGGATATGATCTCAAAATTGGGTGGTCAAAGGATTGCAAAGATCGCGTACCTCAGCGTTTTTCTGGATCAGGTAACAATGATTCAACCAGTAGCGATCCAGGAGTAAACTCCGGAAAATGGGAAACAATTGCCAAACATGCAGACAATACTTTAAAACAGATGGAAAAATTGCTTTCTGATTTAGAGCCAATAGCCTGGGAACATGAAAATACCTTGAAAAATGCAGCATACTATCACGATATAGGAAAAGCACATGAAGTTTTCCAGAAAGCTGTCCTGTCCGATATTGATGAGGATACAGATAATATGAAGGAGAAACTCTGGGCAAAATCCGACCGGAATAGTGGAATCAAATACGAAAGAAAACATTTCAGGCACGAATTAGCTTCTGCCCTTCTTTTGCTTCAAAATGAAGACTTCATTGAAGATCTTGGGTCAAATAATGTTAATTTGATTGCATATCTGGTGGCTGCACATCACGGTAAAGTTAGACTATCCATACGATCTGTTCCTGGGGAAACAGCTCCAGACAACTTGGAGATAACTAGATTTGCAAGAGGTATATGGGAAGGGGATATAATTCCTGAAATTGATCTTGGAAACAATGTGAAGATACCTTCAACGACTCTGGATCTCTCTCTGATGGAGATTGGAATAGACAAGTACGGAAATCCATCCTGGCTTGAAAGAATGTGTGAACTGCGTGATAATCTAGGCCCCTTCAGATTAGCATATCTTGAAGGTCTTGTGCGTATTGCCGATTGGAGAGCCAGTTCTCTTCAGGAGGGTTCAGATGAGTAA